Part of the Phaeodactylum tricornutum CCAP 1055/1 chromosome 5, whole genome shotgun sequence genome is shown below.
AGTAAACTTTGTGATAGCTTTAGCAAAACTATTCTGCATCGTTGCCTTCGCTGGTTTGACGGAAAGACTCATGACCGGCTCGGGTACAAACATGGTACTCATAGCGATATGCATGTTGCCGTCCGAGAAAGTATCCATtgatttacagtcaacaccAAACATTGCGACAACTTCTCCTGAGCCAGCTTCCGTGATTTCTTCCATATCGTCAGAATGCATACGGACAATGCGTGAAAGTTTCACTTTTTTTCCATCGTTGATGTTAGTGATAGAGTTCCCTTTCTTAAGCGTTCCTTGGTACACACGCATGTAGGTAAGTTGACCAAACTGTGTCTCGTCAAGTTTAAATGCGAGTGCCAACAGTGGATCGCTATCCTTTCCTGAAACCAAAACTGGTTCTTCGTCTTTCGACCGATCCAGTGCATAATTTGCTTTTTCGTACGGTGCCGGTAAATAATTTATCACTCCGTCCAACAATGGTTGAACGCCTTTGTTCTTAAATGCACTTCCCATAAAGACCGGAACAAATTTGCAAGCAATTACCTGACGACGAATAGCAGCCTTCagagcttcttcgtccgGCTTCTCCTCCATCAAAAATATTTCAGCAATCTCATCATCTGCGTCGGATAATTTCTCAACAAGTTCTgctgttttcttttcaacAAGCTCCTGATATTCCACGGGAATGGGACCTTCCTTCACCAGCTCTCCTCTTTCACCATCAAATGTGTAAGCCTTCTTTTCGATCAAGTCAATAACACCGACATGGTCATTTTCGAGCCCCATCGGAATTTGCAAAGCAGCAGCGTTTAGCTTCAGCTGATCGCGAAGCTGGCCGATAACTTTGTCGGGATTGGATCCTTGGCGATCCAACTTGTTaacaaaggcaagacggGGAATATTGTATCGCTTCATTTGACGATCCACAGTTAAAGACTGGGACTGCACACCTGACACTCCACAAAGCACCAAAATTCCACCATCCAGGACACGCAAAGCGCGCTCGACCTCGATCGTAAAATCAACGTGACCCGGTGTGTCTGTTGCACGAAGAGAACGAAAATCGTGAGAGCCGCATTCTTGTCAGCGAGCGTTGCAACCATAGCCGTCTGCCTTGTTGTTTACGTACCAATGATGTTAATATGCGAGTCCTTCCATCGACAAAACGTCGCCGCCGATTGAATCGTAATACCCTTTTCACGTTCCAAGTCCATGGAATCCATTTTTGCCCCGACACCGTCTTTTCCTCGCACGTCGTGGATCGCGCTAATGCGACCCGTGTAAAACAAAATGCGTTCCGTCAAAGTGGTTTTCCCACTGTGCTCAAGGAAATTGAAGAGTTAGTGCTCGAGTCTAATCACAAGTATATTTCTCACGTCATCGAACGAAACGCCGATGACAGATCCTCATCAATCAAGAAAGCGTACCTGTCGATGTGGGCGCTAATTCCTATATTACGAAGCCTGTCGTTGTATTCAGAGCTAAAGAGACGTGATTTGATGTCAATACCACCAAGGGGTCGGACCCAGCGAAACGCCCAAGGCGTAGAGGCCATTCGAAGCATAGCTGccgtcgccatggtcgaaATCAAAAAAATGGTAGGCTCGTCGTTGTGTGGACGTGCGAAAACCGCGAGGGATGACGCAGACTGTCGTCGCACATTTATATTATGCACGATGACGGAAAGTACCCGGAAAACTGCATGATCGTCGTAGATATCATTTGTGACTATGAAAAACTCTATGCGAAAAAGTGAAATGACCTGATAATTTTGTATCATAACAGTAAAGCCTACTCTAGCATGCGTGCAACGCCTCTTTCTTTGTTCACGTGAATGGCCAAGATTGATGTGCAGTTTACAGTCAGTTGGTTGTTTGGCGTGAGAACTATGCAGACACTCTTTTTCATGCACAAGGCCTGTGTTTGGGCACTACTTcctgactgactgactgactgactgactgactgtgaacttGATCCGTATTTTCAGCCCTTGGATGTAGCCACTTTAAACAAGCAATATTATGCCACTCCAACATCAAAGTTTCCTCTGTTGCTCCCTTGCCAGCCAAGGAATTGCATTGCTGCACAGACGAAGGTTCGAACAGACAATCAAATGGATTCGCTAGCTGTAAACATATTGAAAAGGCAAAATGGGTTGAGTTAGCCAGGGTCCATCCGATAAAAAGATCTCATCCTGAAGTAAAAATTTAGGAGAAGAatatcaaggaattgtacaTCGAGAAGGTTCTCTTGATTTAAGCAATTCTGCCTCCAAATTGCTGTTAGCATGTACTGCTATGGTCAGTTATACCCGGGCCTAACCCGAAATTTGTAGTCTACGATTTCTCATATTATGCTTGGGATTAGGTTAACTCAGAAAAGACTTTGCGCAATTCGGGAGTCTGTTCAAGCATAAGCAGGTTCCAAACAATGCAGAAAAGATGCAGCAATACATTGAGAAACAACACCAGACTTATTTGATGGGGCTGAAGGATAACTACAAGAACAGCTCTGATTGCAAGTGCTACGAAAGGAGATTGCCTTTTAAATATATTTAATGTTGATTTATTTATTTCTCAGCCTGTCGAAAGCATTCCCCCGAATTATccgtcttctttttcagtaACTCACCGGTCAATGTGACCGCTGGCGGGAAGGGGCCAGAGGGTAGGACGACCGCCAAGTACCCGTCCAGAAGCGGGTCTTCGGCGATAGATCGCGGTAGTCTAGCCTTCGGCTCTGTGAGGCTAGGATTCACTTCCAATACTGTTCCCCAAACATTCGACAGCAAAGGAACACAATGTTGTTGACCACCCTTTAGAAAAGATATTGTTGCAATAACGTCATTTGGATGCACACTTCCTTCCATTTGCTTGCCTTTGAGCATTTTGGCCTGTTGTTTGCGTTTGGTGGCGGCACTTTCCTGAGCCGCAGGCGACTCTTGGATCAGAAGTTGAAGGGATTGCGTGTTGGGAGGCAGATGGTTTCCCGCCGTCACCACTACTAGTCCATTAGCATGCTTGTGTACTACCTGTGAAATAATATCCGTGCAGCTATAGGCGTCGTTGGCATCCTTGGGTTTGCTGTCGCTTCGTTCCACAGTGTACGATTCCGCAAAGTATCGGTGGGGAGTTCCGGGTCGTCCCGTGGATAGGATAGGGACGAAACGAACTTGAGCGTATGCTTGCTTATAGGCATCATCGCGGTCTTCGTGTGAACGCTTCCGACCGTTCTGCTTTCCCATGGTGCTGCTACCATGCGTACATTCGAGCAAAATAGGAAAAAAGGACGTAAATTTGAGATACATTTTTCAGTAGATGTTTTCACACATTTGATTGGTCGACATGAAGAGATAATCAATATATACAGTTATTTCGCTTCGAACTTGCTACTTCACAACCAAATGAGATGAATACCGGATTCCTTTCTGTCTGTTTTTTGAGTAGCGAAAAAAGGATTTTACAATGCATTCCCGTTTCATATCCAATCATGTAACCAGAGCCAAGTAATCCTTATTCCCTCCCTCATTATGAGGTGTGCGATGTTCTTCGCGTGACATTCTGGTGTGAACGTCTTTTGTCCGTAATGCTTCATCGATCGTTCACATGTAGATCAGTGGGGGGCAGCACAGGAATTGTTGCCAAGAGCATGCCATATAGAGGAGTTCTCTCTTTCCTTGCGCTCCGACGTGTCTCGACAGTGGCGGGGCTGATGCTACTGGCGATTGTTTCTTCGACATCACGTAGTTTTTCACTTCAATCCCTCCTCCCCACTTACTTGACGAGACGCAAATTCTTCCGCTCAAAACTTTGCCAGTCTATGTCTGCTATTCACGGAAATGGCAAGTCTTTTGCCACAAATGTCAGAGCCAAGCGCGTCACTCTTCAGGACTTGGATGCCTGCGGGGGCCGGTTACGCCGAGGGGATCTGGTTTCCTTCCCGACGGAAACGGTCTACGGCTTGGGGTGTCACGCGTTGGACGAATTGGCCTGCCGGAAAGTATTCGCCGCTAAAGAACGACCCCTAACGGATCCATTGATTGTGCACGTCAACGAGGAAGCCAAAGCGCAAGAGCTTTGGCAAGCTACTGCTGATTCGCTGGAAGGGCGGATACTCGCATGTTTAATACACGAGTTTTGGCCGGGTCCATTGACCCTCGTCGCCAAAGCCACAAGTTCCGTTCCGTCCGTGCTCATGGCAGGGACCGGGTTTGTTGCTTGTCGAAGTCCATCACATCCAACGGCGAGAGCTTTAATTGCGAGCGCCGGCGTTCCCATTGCGGCACCGAGTGCGAACAAGTTTGGACACGTTTCGCCAACGTGCGCAGATCATGTTTTTGACGATTTGCGCTACGAAGACGTATGGAttgtggaagaagatgaacCGCTGCAAGTAGGCGTGGAAAGTTCCGTCGCCAAACTAGAAATGCAAGATAAGGCCAGGGGCGTTTTGACCGTCCTGCGGCAGGGAGCAATCTCGGTTTTGGATTTACAGCGGTGTTTACGCAAGGCCAATATTGACAGTGTTCAAGTACGCGCCAATACTAGCCGCTCCACGTCAGACGAGGAGGCAAATGTGGCGCCTGGGCAGACCGTTCGTCATTATTCCCCAAATATCCCTAGTTTTCTGGTATCCAAGTACTGCGTCGAAAGTTATATGAATGATGGCAATCAAAGCAAGCTTGCTGATACTGTAATTGTGGACTACGGAGAGACGATGCTGTCGTGGAAAGAATATTGTGCAGCTTATCGTGATTTGAGTTCAGTGGCGGATTCAACGAAAGCCGCCCAGGCTGTATTTGATACACTTCGATGGGCCGAGCAGGTAGAAGGAGCTTCCCGTGTGCTATTTCCCGATCTAGAGGtcgatgacgaaagcgatgcTCTTATTTTAGCAGTCAAAGACAAGCTGACTAGAGCAGCCAGTGGAGTGGTACTGGAATCCTTGTCCTAGACTTCAATGGCAAACGCATTGCATGGTGTCTATAGTGATTGAACAAAGTGTACTTATACCTAGCGAATTCGAAGACACGCGTAATGTAGCTTTTTGCTTGTAGCCACCTGTAATGGTTCGCGATACCTCTAGGAGAGCCATCGCTGTAAATAATAATCATGCGGTACAGTGTAAGAATTCTACCATTCATTCCATTGTTGTCTGTTACTCATCGTAGttcttacattaacagtaaaagtaATCTGTGTC
Proteins encoded:
- a CDS encoding predicted protein, translating into MATAAMLRMASTPWAFRWVRPLGGIDIKSRLFSSEYNDRLRNIGISAHIDSGKTTLTERILFYTGRISAIHDVRGKDGVGAKMDSMDLEREKGITIQSAATFCRWKDSHINIIDTPGHVDFTIEVERALRVLDGGILVLCGVSGVQSQSLTVDRQMKRYNIPRLAFVNKLDRQGSNPDKVIGQLRDQLKLNAAALQIPMGLENDHVGVIDLIEKKAYTFDGERGELVKEGPIPVEYQELVEKKTAELVEKLSDADDEIAEIFLMEEKPDEEALKAAIRQPFSAEEQKESGQGNMFENRCVGTNIPPEYYSSCEKGSIDAFTEGALVGCEVEGVRVVLQDGAAHAVDSSDQAFRTCMANAVRETMKKSNPSILEPVMTVQVEAPADFQGTVVAGLNRRMGMIQSSDMNDDGSGIKIQAEVPLANMFGYSTELRSQTQGKGEFTMEYLKHTQVPRNTQEELMK
- a CDS encoding predicted protein, which encodes MYLKFTSFFPILLECTHGSSTMGKQNGRKRSHEDRDDAYKQAYAQVRFVPILSTGRPGTPHRYFAESYTVERSDSKPKDANDAYSCTDIISQVVHKHANGLVVVTAGNHLPPNTQSLQLLIQESPAAQESAATKRKQQAKMLKGKQMEGSVHPNDVIATISFLKGGQQHCVPLLSNVWGTVLEVNPSLTEPKARLPRSIAEDPLLDGYLAVVLPSGPFPPAVTLTGELLKKKTDNSGECFRQAEK
- a CDS encoding predicted protein, producing the protein TLQDLDACGGRLRRGDLVSFPTETVYGLGCHALDELACRKVFAAKERPLTDPLIVHVNEEAKAQELWQATADSLEGRILACLIHEFWPGPLTLVAKATSSVPSVLMAGTGFVACRSPSHPTARALIASAGVPIAAPSANKFGHVSPTCADHVFDDLRYEDVWIVEEDEPLQVGVESSVAKLEMQDKARGVLTVLRQGAISVLDLQRCLRKANIDSVQVRANTSRSTSDEEANVAPGQTVRHYSPNIPSFLVSKYCVESYMNDGNQSKLADTVIVDYGETMLSWKEYCAAYRDLSSVADSTKAAQAVFDTLRWAEQVEGASRVLFPDLEVDDESDALILAVKDKLTRAASGVVLESLS